TCCCCAAGTGATGCGCAGCGTTATCTAACCTGCTGGAGAATGGCAATTCAAACGCAGTTAGCTTCGTTTACAAAGCACTAAAAGTGTGTCCATCTTGTCTCACTTCTTCACACATCTGTACTTTGTCAGAAAACGAGATTAAAATGCGGTAAAACAAAGCTAAAGCACAGCTAGTTGAGCTAGGCGCCAGACAAGTCGTGATATGTCAACCGGCTTTCAAAACCTGCTACTAAAATAACGTCACAActttagctaacgttagctacaaGTTACGTGCATAAACTTTTCTAGGAGCTTTACCACATATCAGCTCATATAGATTAAACAAATGTAACTTATTGAGAAGAAGTTGCATATTTCTCCGCATCCATTGTCAGCAGATACCGGACAGCGAGCTAACGTTACTAGCCTAGTTTCGTTACAACTCGTTCAAACACACCGGTTAGCGGCCGCAGCGATACACAAACAGTAAACACTGTTCACTAAAGTGTAAGACACAACTAGGTCAAATATAACCACCACTGCCAAGATGTTTCTTACCCATTTGAGCTCGCAAGCCTTTGAGAGTCGTAGTACCCTCCGCCATTTCTATGAAGttttccttctctgtttttTCTAAAGCAGGGGCGCGTAACACATCGCAGCGGGTAGGACAGCACGGGGACGTGGACATCAGAGACAGGCCGAGAGATGTCTCACTCTGACCGGTTCACGGAAACCAACAACTCAGTGGAGCTAAGCCTCAAACTATTGCCGTGTCAATGTAACGTTTTTGTTCGTTAAAATAATTGCTTTTGTGAAAGTACATATACATGTTTACAGGCTTATGAGCAAACCACTTTATATCTATATTAATTCaatatttatgaaatgtatACAATTTTAGCTGGAGATAGATATTATATGTTTGTGGtaattgtctctttttttaaatggttatttatacatatgtgtgtgtgtgtgtgtgtgtgtgtgtgtgtgtgtgtgtgtgtgtgtgtgtgtgtgtgtgtgtgtgtgtgtgtgtgtgtgtgtgtgcatctctttCCCCTCCTTATATGTTCATAATAGTTATATGTTTATCTTTATTCAGCTATGTTGTCCCTAGCTATAACTGAAGGTTTATGACTATTtctaattataataataacatttattggTATCTTTTATTGATAGAGTGTTTTTTGTAATAGacattacatttacaaggcTAAAACAACCATATAGAATAACACAATTACAACCCACAGCATTAATGACAGATGGTTATTTGGTTTTTAGGACACTCTCATATGTGTTTTGCAGAGACTTCTAGAGGTAGATGGCAGCTCTGGAGAATGCTTAGCCTATCTCTATTTCTGCTCTGTGTAAGACTGAGAGCCACAAAACCGTAGTGTAATTCCCCACACATACTAATCGTTGTGCAAACTGCAAGACGTGACAGTATTTGTGACTGGTAGTGGTTCATCTGTTAAATAAACGATCTAAGAAATTGCTATTCAAATGCTAGCCTAACATGCTAAAACAGCCAACAGCGCCTCCTGTCGATTTATGGCTGTTGTTGAATGCTAATGTAGAGTTTATTCACAAGAAACTGTGTAAACCAACATTGAAGTGTTGAACCCAATTAATAAAATAGGCATGATACTTCCATGAAACAAAAAGGTTCAATTACAAATTGAATGCACCTGGGATATACATTATTGGTAATTTACCTAATGACAGCTTTTTCAGAGAATAGGAAAGATGACTTTTCAATGTAGGACCAGTTTTGTCTCTAATCTCAAGAATCAGTCAAGTATTAAGCAACACAgtaaacctgaaaattagctaATTAGTTGCTTTTTAGGAAAATATTGATCGGAGGAGATAATGTTAAACCTTACCAGATTGAGAGTGACGAAGAAGCTTCAAAGCAAGAGTTCAAGGAAAAATGATCAGTTGGTAAAGTTGTCCCAATGAGGGAATAACGCATTTGTCTCAAGGCCCtatgttctttctctttccatGAACACTGTATCCTCTGTCCCGGTCCGTCTCACATGCCTTAGCCAGAGGGCCTCTCATCTATTTTACAtggtaaacaggaagtaacacCGCATGTAGGGTTTGGTTGCAATGACCTGGatattgtgttatttaacaCCATAAGCACACAGTATGACTTCTTCTCACTATTTAACTTAAAGTATCATGTGACATGTATTATAAATAAGGCATTTATTAAGGTAAGCACAACATTGGACCATTAAGTGAACAAAAAATGTCAGTTATTTTGTCACAGATTGGCTATTTCATTACAAGTATTCCCTACTACAAGTCACTTGATTCCAATAAAGAGAATGTGTGTGCGTCCTAGCAATACAAGTAAGACTCATCAAGATATGTGTCTGGTAACAGTGTGAAAAGTGGGTCATAAATACTGTTGAAGTCATGGTAACACAACCCTGGGGTCAGTAAGTGTTCACCACTGCTCTGTGTATCCTAGCAACAACTTCAGGATAAGGCAGGAGAGCAGCAGCCTGGGCTAGATGGGGCAGCAGGGTGTAGGTAGAGGTGCGTAGGTACTGAAAGAGATCCTGGAAGCCCTGAAGATGAGAGTTGACCTGAGGTGGGACACCCAAAGACCGTCCTAGCTTCCTCAACACGTTCCTATTGTCAGCAGAGTCCAGCAGCAGGGACAAGTCCTGGACTGAGTCATAATCCAGTTTCTCGATACTCTGacctgggaagagttagaacaggAACACTAATGTCGACTTCAGAGAAAAGTGCCAACAGCTGAATTCATCAACACACTCTGAGTCCAACACATTAATCATGGACTCTTATCTTTGAAACTTAAGGACGACAAACTATCTCTAActagaagaaaacaaacataccTTGAGCCACTTCCCAAATGGTCTGAAGCTTTTGCTCCATCTGATGTTGACATAGAAAAAAGAGGACAATGTCATTTTTACAGAACAGGATTATATTAATGTGTTACTTTACTCCTAGGTCAGCATTGGCCCTGCAATTTTCATTCTGATTTAAAACAGTAGAGGGCTTGTTGAGCTATTTTAAACCCCTGAAACCAAGCATTGTGTTAGCTCATGCAGTGACACAGAAGTCATATGCCCCAGTTGTATAGTCAGCTGATTGAGTCATTGTTTCTGAGCAGTAACACACCAATCACTGGCCAGTCTCACAACAAGGCGGTCCATTTCAATATATCATCCTCCTCACTGATCCCTACAATATATATGCTACAACACACCTGACACCAAACATGACCAAAGGTTTAAATGGTATTAAATGTGATTTGGGGAGTATTCTGCATTGCACTCATAATCGTACTGTTAGCACACGCCTTAGACACAGTGCTTGATCAGTATTAGCCAGCCAGTCATTCATTATAGTCTGTTTGATCTTTGTTTTACTCTTAACACAGAAGTATAACAGAAGTGATtttcccatgttttttttttttatatcacaaATGAAATTCCATTAATCACATGTGTACGGGGATAATAGTAATTCATTAATTCTGTTTGTGTAATAAGGGTAGGGACATTTCTTGTTGATATGTGTGGTGACAAATTGACCACATTTAATTAAACCAGTATGAATAAAGTGTCCAAAAAAAGTCTTAGTTctcatttattcaaatatttaaaagcaatttAATAGTTGAGGAGGCTGATCTTGGCCATGACTCATAATGGCTCCTAAAAAATATGATAAGTTAAACCACTTTACCTCCTCTGTTGAatagcagttttttttcttctcctccagTGTGATGTTCTCCTCATTCTGACTGGAGGGCTTGATGTTGGTGGTGACATTTATAACAATAGAAGTGGGATGCTGCTCATGCTCATGGCTCAGAGAGTTCAGATCTCTGGGAagagattaaattaaatgtaaatatataacataGAGACCAATCAATGGTGACTGAAGTAGTGTTGTAGGTTGTGCTTGCAATTACATTAGGGGATCTTGAGCTGGAACAAGAGTCTGTGTAGGGCCCTCTGGTTGTTTGGCTGCTCTCTCTGTGGGGCTGTACAAAGGATCGTACTGCAGCTCATCTGCAGACAGAAGCTCTTCAGGGCCAGCACAGTACTCAGGAACCTGCTCTGAATAAAGTAATATCCAAATTTAGTCAAGCAGACAAGAGATGAATAGGGAGAAATCTGGCAGAGATGTCCAACATCAGGCGTCTAGCTCACTGAATCTCTCAGCAGTCAGAAGGACGGCCCAAAGCAGCAGAGCAATGAGGAAAATTGAGGACGCTGTTGCTGAACCAATCAGGGCCATTGAGAatgcttcttcttttactcctaaattaaacataaaatcAGTTAAAAGagttcaaacaaaaacaatgattgTAAAAATCTGCAGGGTTGCTTACTCTTCTCTTTAGGTTCTTTGATATTTCCTTGTGGTGCAGTGACGGCACTGTCTGTTAGAGAACAAGACTTATAACTTTTCCTTGACAACATCTTAGGAAAATCACCATTCAATAAAACTATGCATACACTCTAATTAACACGGTCATCCAGTTTACATGGTTTATCTTTGGTTCTTACCTTCTTTAGAGCGCTGTGCTGTCCAAAGCAAACACTCTTTATGAACTGTGTCGTGATTAAAACAAGGCACACAGGACAGCTCCACCTCTCCAGTCATGCTGCTGAGTTCATAATACCTGTACACACAACCACATTCATGCACTTAACTCAGAAACAAATGCTGTACTTATCAAGTGACTGATTCTGTAGGTGTAACTCACCCTGGACGGCAATGACCACACTGGGCATTACTGGTGGGTGAGCATGCTGTCTTCTGGAGGCGGTTCAGCAGATTGCACTGGGTACATCGCATGCAGGGAGCAACACCTGTATCTGCACTGAACTTCCCTTCTTCACACAGAATACAGACACCTTCACCACCATCCCCAAAACCACAGTCCTGAGGATTATGCACAATACAGAGTTGGAGCCAAGAAACAAGAGAAGTAAAATGTGCAGTCACTGTAGTAATTTGTTTGTTACCCCTGAGAGCTGTTCTCCAGGCCCACACACAGGGCATGCAACACAAGTGCCATTAGTGTGTAAAAACTCTGTCTGATCGCAGCTGGGCTCGGATCGTACCAGCATGAACCAAACctgaaaaaacacatataaaaagGGTAGGTGAAGAAGTCATTagaatatttaaagttaaaagtcTTGCATTCACAGTATTCTTAAGATAAACGAtggaaacattaaaagcaagTAAAAGTTACTTGTTATGCAGTACAACAGGATTCTTtagtagtgttttttttcatatatttgataaataattggatttttcagttttttgtagGATTAAAATTGTACCAATGTGtgtcaaatgtttctttaaaaatgtttctttagcTTGAAAGAACAATTAGCCCGGTTTGATGAGATAcataaatgaaatacacaatagATATTTCTTAAAACTAATTTTGTCTGcattaaacacatacacatattcTTATAGTAATGGTATATTCactattcattaaaaaaacaaaaaaagtaataactCAATAAGCTGATTTTTGAATGtagaaaagttttaaaaagatgttaaaggaaaatgtttcaaGGTCAGACTTACCATCAGCAGAGCAGCATAGAGACAAGCCTCTGTTCTTAAACAGTCCATGGTTATTTTCTGAGGAGAATCTTCTTTGACTacttacactgaaactgcagctttaaaaaagtatgTATTCACTTGTCACAATACTAAAATATCACATATAAAGACAGCTGATACAAAATACACCGTCGAGAGAATGTATTTTACTGGTGGATTAAATTTACAAGCAGTGCATCTCTCATGGACTCATTTGCAGCTTCCATCTGTGGCACTTTGGTTTGCCTCCACTTTCTCCACATTCAGAGGTAGAGTGGTGGGAATCATCTTTGGGAATGCCCCTCATTCCGCATCACTGATGACGCAGGAGAGGTTCCCAAACTGACTACCAACCAATGACTAGAGACGTTCAGGTTCCCCACCTGGACGCCTGACGTCACACCTGGTCTTCTCACATTCCCTCTGGGGAACCCGCTTGTTTTGGCTTCTCAGACTAGAAAAAGGGGAGGGCATTAAAATGCATGAATGAGACCGTTGTTAACAATGTGTTTCAAACAAAGATACTCTGTGTGtacgtgagtgtgtgtgagtgtgtttgcaaGCTGGAATAAAATCTTTAATACTAATCCAGTATTGTTTTGTTCTCTTAGGCTCCAGTGTGGAAGGGCATGCTAATTGTGACCATTGTTGGGAGTTGTGAAAAATGAGTTACACACAATTATTCAGTTGCACTTTTTTGACCACTTTGTGGTAGT
The DNA window shown above is from Eleginops maclovinus isolate JMC-PN-2008 ecotype Puerto Natales chromosome 23, JC_Emac_rtc_rv5, whole genome shotgun sequence and carries:
- the LOC134860120 gene encoding tumor necrosis factor receptor superfamily member 27-like; translated protein: MDCLRTEACLYAALLMVWFMLVRSEPSCDQTEFLHTNGTCVACPVCGPGEQLSGDCGFGDGGEGVCILCEEGKFSADTGVAPCMRCTQCNLLNRLQKTACSPTSNAQCGHCRPGYYELSSMTGEVELSCVPCFNHDTVHKECLLWTAQRSKEDSAVTAPQGNIKEPKEKRVKEEAFSMALIGSATASSIFLIALLLWAVLLTAERFKQVPEYCAGPEELLSADELQYDPLYSPTERAAKQPEGPTQTLVPAQDPLIDLNSLSHEHEQHPTSIVINVTTNIKPSSQNEENITLEEKKKNCYSTEEMEQKLQTIWEVAQGQSIEKLDYDSVQDLSLLLDSADNRNVLRKLGRSLGVPPQVNSHLQGFQDLFQYLRTSTYTLLPHLAQAAALLPYPEVVARIHRAVVNTY